One segment of Paenibacillus rhizovicinus DNA contains the following:
- a CDS encoding ABC transporter ATP-binding protein, which yields MSEQQKGPAGGGPSGTGGPPGQRPGGPPPGGFGFGPGRGGPGGMGMPVQKAKNFKGTLRRLIGYLRPHRFALLIVLLTAVLSTLFSIVGPKIMGKATTKLFEGIMARINGQADAKIDFHYIWQILAVLGVLYIISAAFSFIQQYVMASVAQKTVYGLRKDVNEKLEKLPLKFFDSRTHGEILSRAVNDVDNISGTLQQSLTQFITAFVTLIGVIVMMLTISWIMTLITIVTLPLSFIAIKMIAKRSQLYFKGQQKALGELNGHVEEMYTGHNIVKAFGHEKKSVAKFNDVNEQLYESGWRAQFVSGMIMPIMGFIGNIGYVLVSVAGGILVLHGRINIGDVQAFISYSRQFAMPITQTAQIANIIQSTIASAERIFELLDEEEEVPEAANPVALTASSSGMKVRGDVSFNHVNFRYKEDTPLIEDMDIHVRSGQMIAIVGPTGAGKTTLINLLMRFYELNGGSITIDGAAITDLKRGDLRSLFGMVLQDTWLFNGTIRDNIAYGRNGATEEEVFAAARAAYADHFIRTLPEGYDTVLNEEASNISQGQKQLLTIARAILADPAILILDEATSSVDTRTEIHIQRAMSELMEGRTSFVIAHRLSTIRDADLILVMNHGTVIEQGTHEELLAAGGFYADLYESQFSQKRTLDVG from the coding sequence ATGAGCGAGCAACAGAAAGGTCCCGCTGGCGGCGGACCAAGCGGAACTGGCGGCCCGCCAGGGCAGCGTCCGGGAGGCCCGCCACCAGGCGGTTTCGGCTTCGGTCCCGGCCGCGGCGGCCCCGGCGGCATGGGCATGCCCGTGCAGAAAGCGAAGAATTTCAAAGGTACGCTTCGCCGCTTAATCGGCTACCTGCGACCGCATCGATTTGCCCTGCTCATCGTGCTGTTAACGGCCGTACTCAGTACGTTATTCTCCATCGTCGGCCCGAAAATCATGGGCAAAGCAACGACGAAGCTGTTCGAAGGCATCATGGCCCGCATCAACGGCCAGGCCGACGCGAAGATCGATTTTCATTACATTTGGCAAATTCTCGCCGTGCTCGGCGTGCTCTACATCATCAGCGCCGCGTTCAGCTTCATCCAGCAATACGTGATGGCGAGCGTCGCGCAGAAAACCGTCTACGGCCTGCGCAAGGACGTGAACGAGAAGCTCGAGAAGCTGCCGCTCAAGTTCTTCGATTCCCGTACGCACGGGGAAATTCTGAGCCGCGCCGTCAACGACGTGGACAATATCAGCGGGACGCTGCAGCAAAGCTTAACGCAGTTCATTACGGCGTTCGTCACGCTCATCGGCGTTATCGTCATGATGCTGACGATCAGCTGGATTATGACGCTTATCACGATCGTGACGCTGCCGCTCAGCTTCATTGCGATCAAGATGATCGCGAAGCGTTCGCAGCTGTATTTTAAAGGCCAGCAGAAGGCGCTCGGCGAGCTGAACGGCCACGTCGAGGAAATGTACACGGGGCATAACATCGTGAAAGCGTTCGGACACGAGAAGAAATCCGTTGCCAAATTCAACGACGTGAACGAACAATTGTACGAATCCGGCTGGCGCGCGCAGTTCGTCTCCGGGATGATCATGCCGATCATGGGCTTCATCGGCAACATCGGCTACGTGCTCGTCAGCGTGGCAGGAGGCATCCTCGTCCTGCACGGCAGAATCAACATCGGCGATGTGCAGGCGTTCATCTCCTACTCGCGCCAATTCGCGATGCCGATTACGCAAACGGCGCAGATCGCCAACATTATTCAATCGACGATCGCGTCGGCGGAACGGATCTTCGAGCTGCTGGACGAGGAAGAGGAAGTGCCGGAAGCGGCAAATCCGGTCGCGCTCACGGCAAGCAGCAGCGGCATGAAGGTGCGCGGCGACGTCAGCTTCAACCATGTGAATTTCCGTTACAAGGAAGATACGCCGCTGATCGAGGATATGGACATCCATGTCCGCTCCGGTCAGATGATCGCCATCGTCGGACCGACCGGCGCCGGCAAAACGACGCTGATCAACCTGCTCATGCGGTTCTACGAGCTGAACGGCGGCAGCATTACGATCGACGGCGCGGCCATCACGGACTTGAAGCGCGGCGATCTGCGCAGCCTGTTCGGCATGGTGCTGCAGGATACGTGGCTGTTCAACGGGACGATCCGCGACAACATCGCCTACGGGCGAAACGGAGCGACGGAAGAGGAAGTCTTCGCGGCTGCCCGCGCGGCGTACGCGGATCATTTCATCCGGACGCTGCCTGAAGGCTACGATACGGTGCTGAACGAAGAAGCGTCCAACATCTCGCAAGGGCAGAAGCAATTGCTGACGATCGCCCGCGCCATCCTGGCGGATCCGGCGATCCTCATTCTCGACGAAGCGACGAGCAGCGTCGATACGCGGACCGAGATCCACATCCAGCGCGCCATGAGCGAGCTGATGGAAGGCCGCACGAGCTTCGTCATCGCGCACCGGCTGTCCACGATTCGCGACGCGGACCTCATCCTCGTCATGAACCACGGCACGGTCATCGAACAGGGCACGCACGAGGAACTGCTCGCGGCAGGCGGCTTCTATGCCGACCTGTACGAGAGCCAGTTTAGCCAGAAGCGAACGCTGGACGTTGGTTAG
- a CDS encoding MarR family winged helix-turn-helix transcriptional regulator: protein MQDDYDHVHPPPAAHELIRSLRQLRQLPWNSRNPIENCTPSETMTLFCIRRATTDNPAGVKASELGSMLNVASPTITQSVNLLVAKGLLQRSADPSDRRAVRITLTEEGARLTGLAQEAMQARMKALASHLGSERAHLLVELLDEVTTFFQSMDGEPDPRSGTWCRPGWNSPTTPKEGE, encoded by the coding sequence ATGCAAGACGACTATGACCACGTACACCCTCCGCCGGCCGCGCACGAGCTGATTCGTTCCTTGCGCCAGCTGCGCCAGCTGCCTTGGAACAGCCGCAATCCCATCGAGAACTGCACGCCGAGCGAAACGATGACGCTGTTCTGCATTCGCCGGGCAACCACCGACAACCCCGCCGGGGTCAAAGCCTCGGAGCTCGGCAGCATGCTGAACGTCGCTTCTCCGACGATCACGCAGAGCGTCAACCTGCTCGTCGCCAAGGGACTGCTCCAGCGAAGCGCGGATCCGAGCGACCGCCGGGCCGTCCGCATTACGCTGACGGAAGAAGGCGCGCGTCTCACCGGACTTGCGCAGGAGGCGATGCAGGCGCGCATGAAGGCGCTCGCCTCCCATCTCGGCTCGGAACGGGCGCATCTGCTCGTCGAGCTGCTGGACGAGGTCACTACGTTCTTCCAAAGCATGGACGGCGAACCGGATCCCCGAAGCGGCACTTGGTGCAGACCCGGATGGAATTCCCCCACTACTCCCAAAGAAGGTGAATAA
- a CDS encoding ABC transporter substrate-binding protein, giving the protein MNKRNRYLLIPAALLSIAAISACGTNSSKDADIALRVAYNQWVGSAGLFIADSKGYFKDAGIDVKLIEFASPTEATQALLSDNVDIALTTLDTAVMVKSNEASKNLKVFSLTDLSSGADGIVADKDIKTIADLKGKTVAATIGAVNHFLLDHALKQAGLSESDVKLSNVAPEQTGPLFMSGKVDAAVTWEPYLSQSMAKGGNLLFSTKEAPDLIIDGMVASENLIQDHGSEIRKLVDAIDKGTQFYYSDTDEAATIVGEKLDASKDDVKSMMDGVKLIPQSEVKLKMTDGLSSLEQHAQDFSSFFLDKKLIKNDIKAPDLFDNFLYQ; this is encoded by the coding sequence ATGAATAAACGCAACCGGTACTTGCTCATTCCCGCGGCATTGCTCTCCATCGCAGCGATATCCGCTTGCGGAACGAACAGCTCCAAGGACGCGGACATCGCGCTGCGGGTCGCGTACAACCAATGGGTCGGAAGCGCCGGCCTGTTTATCGCCGACAGCAAGGGATACTTCAAAGACGCCGGCATCGACGTCAAGCTAATTGAATTCGCCAGCCCTACGGAAGCTACTCAAGCACTGCTTAGCGACAACGTGGACATCGCGCTGACGACGCTCGATACCGCGGTTATGGTCAAATCGAACGAAGCGTCGAAGAACCTCAAAGTATTCAGCCTCACCGATCTCTCCAGCGGCGCGGACGGTATCGTAGCCGACAAGGATATCAAGACCATTGCCGATTTGAAAGGCAAGACGGTCGCCGCGACGATCGGCGCCGTGAACCATTTTCTCCTTGATCACGCGCTCAAGCAAGCCGGCCTCTCCGAATCCGATGTGAAGCTGAGCAATGTCGCGCCTGAACAAACGGGCCCGCTGTTCATGTCCGGCAAGGTGGACGCCGCGGTAACCTGGGAGCCTTACCTCTCGCAATCGATGGCCAAAGGCGGTAACTTGCTATTCTCCACGAAGGAAGCGCCCGATTTGATTATCGACGGCATGGTCGCCTCCGAAAATCTCATCCAAGACCACGGTTCCGAGATCCGCAAGCTCGTCGACGCGATCGATAAAGGCACGCAATTCTACTATTCCGATACCGACGAAGCAGCGACGATCGTGGGCGAGAAGCTCGATGCGAGCAAAGATGACGTGAAATCCATGATGGACGGCGTCAAGCTCATCCCGCAAAGCGAGGTCAAGCTCAAAATGACCGACGGCCTGAGCAGCCTCGAGCAGCATGCCCAAGACTTCTCCTCCTTCTTCTTGGATAAGAAATTAATCAAGAACGACATCAAGGCCCCCGACCTCTTCGACAATTTTTTATACCAATAG
- a CDS encoding glutamine--tRNA ligase/YqeY domain fusion protein, giving the protein MENKTSSSNFIKNIVSDDLQSGKVSEVVTRFPPEPNGYLHIGHAKSICLNFELADEFKGRTNLRFDDTNPVKEDTEYVEAIQEDVRWLGFEWDDLRFASDYFEEMYDRAVLLIKKGKAFVCDLSAEQMREMRGSLTQPGQNSPYRDRSTLENLDLFARMRAGEFKDGERILRAKIDMASPNINLRDPALYRIAHAHHHRTGDAWCIYPMYDYAHPIGDAIEGVTHSICTLEFEDHRPLYDWVIEECELESKPHQYEFARLNVTNTIMSKRYLKMLVDKGVVESWDDPRMPTISGLRRKGFTAEALRAFCREIGVARAYSVVDERMLEFFIREDLKLKAPRTMAVLQPLKVVITNYPEGQVEMLDAENNAENEEMGIRQIPFSREIYIEQDDFMENPPSKYFRLFPGNEVRLKNAYFIRCEEAIKDADGNVVELRCTYDVETKSGSGFTGRKVKGTIHWVEASQAVPAEFRLFEPLLIDEEGTDDKEFLDRINPNSLTTLQGFVEPNMKDAKGQDKFQFFRHGYFNVDPKHTNAERVVFNRIVSLKSSFDPKA; this is encoded by the coding sequence ATGGAGAATAAGACATCATCCTCTAACTTTATCAAGAACATCGTGAGCGACGACCTGCAGTCCGGCAAGGTGAGCGAGGTCGTTACCCGTTTCCCGCCGGAGCCGAACGGCTACCTGCACATCGGACATGCCAAGTCGATCTGCCTCAACTTCGAGCTTGCCGACGAATTCAAGGGCAGAACCAACTTGCGCTTTGACGACACGAATCCCGTAAAAGAAGATACAGAGTACGTGGAGGCGATTCAAGAGGACGTTCGCTGGCTCGGCTTCGAGTGGGACGACCTGCGCTTCGCTTCCGATTATTTCGAAGAAATGTACGATCGCGCCGTGCTGCTGATCAAGAAAGGCAAGGCATTCGTCTGCGACCTGTCCGCCGAGCAAATGCGCGAGATGCGCGGTTCGCTGACGCAGCCCGGCCAGAACAGCCCTTACCGCGACCGCAGCACCCTCGAGAACCTCGACCTGTTCGCTCGCATGCGGGCCGGCGAGTTCAAGGACGGCGAACGCATCCTCCGCGCCAAGATCGACATGGCATCGCCGAACATCAACCTGCGCGACCCTGCGCTGTACCGTATCGCGCATGCCCATCATCACCGGACCGGCGACGCTTGGTGCATCTACCCGATGTACGATTACGCGCATCCGATCGGCGACGCGATCGAAGGCGTCACGCATTCGATCTGTACGCTGGAATTCGAAGATCACCGTCCGCTGTATGACTGGGTGATCGAGGAATGCGAGCTGGAATCCAAGCCGCATCAATATGAATTCGCCCGCCTGAACGTCACGAATACGATCATGAGCAAACGGTACCTGAAGATGCTGGTCGACAAAGGCGTCGTCGAAAGCTGGGACGATCCGCGCATGCCGACGATCAGCGGTCTGCGCCGCAAAGGCTTCACGGCGGAAGCGCTCCGCGCGTTCTGCCGCGAAATCGGCGTTGCCCGCGCGTACAGCGTGGTCGACGAGCGGATGCTGGAATTCTTCATCCGCGAGGATTTGAAGCTGAAGGCGCCGCGCACGATGGCCGTGCTTCAGCCGCTGAAGGTCGTCATCACCAACTACCCGGAAGGGCAAGTGGAGATGCTGGACGCCGAGAACAATGCGGAGAACGAAGAGATGGGCATCCGCCAAATTCCGTTCTCGCGCGAAATCTATATCGAGCAGGACGACTTCATGGAGAATCCGCCGAGCAAATATTTCCGTTTGTTCCCGGGCAATGAAGTTCGCCTGAAGAACGCGTATTTTATCCGCTGCGAAGAGGCGATCAAGGATGCGGACGGCAACGTTGTCGAGCTTCGCTGCACCTATGACGTCGAGACGAAGAGCGGTTCCGGCTTTACCGGCCGCAAGGTCAAAGGCACGATCCACTGGGTCGAGGCTTCGCAAGCCGTTCCGGCGGAATTCCGCCTGTTCGAGCCGCTGCTTATCGACGAGGAAGGCACGGACGACAAGGAGTTCTTGGACCGCATCAATCCGAACTCGCTTACGACGCTGCAAGGCTTCGTCGAGCCGAACATGAAGGACGCGAAAGGACAGGATAAGTTCCAGTTCTTCCGCCATGGTTACTTCAACGTCGATCCGAAGCATACGAACGCGGAACGCGTCGTGTTCAACCGCATCGTGTCGCTGAAGAGCTCGTTTGATCCGAAAGCTTGA
- a CDS encoding cysteine hydrolase family protein, translating to MKQPIDTIVGKAALLIIDVTKGSLLPPDKTPIPIFDAQTAVDNIKVVLESARQAQIPIIFFQELHRPEMVDFGRELEGVEDVHCLEGSEDVEFLDDLKPMKGEFTIGKRRYSCFFSTDLNILLKGLKVETLIIGGFLTDVCVHYTSADAHQHDYYVRIMHDCVRGSSPEAHQASLNAIKYLQTASETNSAEIIGLLEKMTVKS from the coding sequence ATGAAACAACCGATCGATACGATCGTGGGAAAAGCAGCGCTGTTGATTATCGATGTAACGAAGGGCTCCCTGCTTCCGCCCGATAAAACGCCGATCCCGATCTTTGACGCGCAAACCGCGGTGGATAACATCAAAGTCGTCCTCGAATCAGCCCGGCAGGCGCAGATTCCGATTATTTTCTTCCAGGAGCTGCACCGTCCGGAGATGGTGGACTTCGGCAGAGAGCTCGAAGGCGTCGAGGACGTGCACTGTCTTGAGGGCTCCGAGGACGTCGAATTTCTCGACGACTTGAAACCGATGAAAGGCGAGTTCACGATCGGCAAGCGCCGGTATAGCTGTTTCTTCTCGACGGACTTGAACATTCTGCTCAAAGGACTGAAGGTGGAAACGCTCATCATTGGCGGGTTTCTGACCGATGTCTGCGTTCATTACACGTCCGCCGATGCGCATCAGCACGATTATTACGTTCGCATTATGCATGACTGCGTACGCGGCTCGAGCCCCGAAGCGCATCAGGCTTCCTTGAACGCGATTAAGTATTTGCAGACGGCATCGGAAACGAATTCAGCGGAAATTATCGGATTGCTCGAGAAAATGACGGTAAAATCCTAG
- a CDS encoding TolB-like translocation protein, whose product MNRTSKSAFACIVIAAAILTALPEKRKAEEALPALRDTGSKVPAAQSSAARTANDSSSKSSETDAVGRAPITHKQLTVSFDGKPLELTLDAMETSGGTLLLDSYSNGVSIHPWPGHATKVIAEAGINLYTIDLVTTRMDKLLEDENGIYKLQEVEKDTLEDSASPIWGGSATVSPDGRTLIYYSNRNAAYDRNYDGFLWRKNLDTGEECALLPGGYSVLGWGLKDELFIRRFDRITEVDTSRGTETEIAPSSLIAAVSYPYLINQEALGKLTITYLVTGETASYSYPGLNAIRQIYPSPYGSWAVLVNQVQADASDETIDLINLYTGETRHIFQDTKSAACVRWTAPDAFIVYEEPNHEADDEGRLVQLQALLDKPALPMHN is encoded by the coding sequence ATGAACCGAACAAGCAAATCAGCGTTCGCCTGCATCGTCATTGCCGCGGCGATCTTAACCGCGCTGCCGGAGAAACGGAAGGCCGAAGAAGCCTTGCCGGCGCTGCGGGACACCGGATCGAAGGTCCCGGCGGCACAGTCATCCGCTGCGCGGACGGCGAACGATTCTTCAAGTAAGTCCTCGGAAACCGATGCTGTCGGCCGCGCGCCGATTACACATAAACAGCTTACTGTCAGCTTCGACGGCAAGCCGCTGGAACTGACGCTCGACGCCATGGAAACAAGCGGCGGCACATTACTCCTCGATAGCTACAGCAACGGCGTCTCCATCCATCCCTGGCCCGGCCATGCGACGAAGGTCATCGCGGAAGCCGGCATCAATTTGTATACGATCGACCTCGTAACGACGCGCATGGACAAGCTGTTGGAGGACGAGAACGGCATATACAAGCTTCAGGAGGTAGAGAAAGACACGCTTGAAGATTCGGCATCTCCCATATGGGGCGGAAGCGCGACCGTCAGTCCGGACGGCCGTACGCTGATCTATTATTCCAACCGCAACGCGGCGTACGACCGCAACTATGACGGCTTCCTGTGGCGCAAAAATCTCGATACGGGCGAGGAGTGCGCCCTCTTGCCGGGCGGCTATTCCGTCCTCGGCTGGGGCCTGAAGGACGAGCTGTTCATTCGCCGCTTCGACCGAATCACGGAAGTGGACACCTCCCGCGGCACGGAGACGGAAATCGCTCCTTCCTCCCTGATTGCCGCCGTCTCGTATCCCTATTTAATCAATCAAGAAGCTTTGGGCAAACTGACCATCACGTATTTGGTCACGGGAGAAACCGCTTCCTACAGCTATCCGGGGTTGAACGCCATTCGTCAAATCTATCCTTCCCCTTACGGCTCATGGGCCGTTCTGGTCAATCAGGTCCAAGCCGATGCTTCGGACGAAACCATCGATCTGATCAATCTGTACACGGGCGAAACCCGTCATATTTTCCAGGATACGAAGTCGGCCGCCTGTGTCAGGTGGACAGCGCCCGATGCTTTTATCGTCTATGAAGAGCCGAACCATGAAGCTGACGACGAGGGCCGTCTCGTTCAGCTGCAAGCCTTGCTGGATAAGCCCGCACTGCCCATGCATAACTAG
- a CDS encoding ABC transporter ATP-binding protein: MLKLLRMLKPYRVLVFFVLLFVFLQSLSDLYLPTLLSDIVDNGVVKGDYPYIWKIGSFMLLFALVGGICSIGASFLSAKSAGGFGRDLRSRVFAHVEKYSLHEFDKIGTASLITRTTNDITQVQQVLMMMMRVMVAAPMMCFGGIIMALYKDAHLSLIIIAIVPILAIVILTIVSRGVPLFKVMQVKIDKLNLVLRENLTGIRVIRSFNRTKHEQARFNDANLDLTNTAIKVNRIMASLMPIMMLVLNFASLFIIWFGGLRIDSGNMAVGDLMAFIQYAWQIMFALIFASMMFVMIPRASASAARINEVLNMVPDINDPADGSAKRASGRGELTFDNVSFHYPGAEMPALSNISFTAGPGEVTAIIGGTGSGKSTLINLIPRFYDVTDGSIKIGGVDVREITQENLRAGIGLVPQKAMLFTGTIAENIRFGKSDATDEEIRHAAVVAQAFDFVSEMNDGFDSPIAQGGTNVSGGQKQRLSIARALVRKPSIYLFDDSFSALDFKTDAKLRAALRRETTEATVLIVAQRVSTVMDADRIIVLDDGKVSAIGTHRELLQSSSVYHEIVTSQLSEEEIA; the protein is encoded by the coding sequence ATGTTGAAACTGTTGCGCATGTTGAAACCCTATCGCGTGCTCGTCTTTTTCGTCCTGTTGTTCGTGTTCCTCCAATCGTTGTCGGACCTCTATCTGCCGACGCTGCTATCCGATATCGTCGACAATGGCGTCGTCAAAGGCGACTATCCGTACATTTGGAAAATCGGCTCCTTCATGCTGCTGTTCGCGCTTGTCGGCGGAATCTGTTCCATCGGAGCAAGCTTCCTGTCGGCCAAGTCGGCCGGCGGTTTCGGCCGCGACCTGCGCAGCCGCGTATTTGCGCACGTCGAGAAATACTCCTTGCACGAATTCGATAAAATCGGCACCGCTTCGCTCATCACGCGGACGACCAACGACATCACGCAAGTCCAGCAAGTGCTGATGATGATGATGCGGGTCATGGTCGCGGCGCCGATGATGTGCTTCGGCGGGATTATTATGGCGCTCTACAAGGACGCCCACCTCTCGCTGATCATTATCGCGATCGTACCGATTCTCGCAATCGTCATCTTGACCATCGTCAGCCGCGGCGTTCCGCTCTTCAAAGTGATGCAGGTCAAGATCGATAAGCTGAACCTCGTTCTGCGCGAGAACCTGACGGGTATCCGCGTTATCCGTTCCTTCAATCGCACGAAGCATGAACAGGCGCGCTTCAACGACGCCAACCTGGACCTGACGAACACGGCCATCAAAGTCAACCGCATCATGGCTTCCTTGATGCCGATCATGATGCTCGTCTTGAACTTCGCCAGCTTGTTCATCATCTGGTTCGGCGGCCTGCGCATCGACAGCGGCAACATGGCGGTCGGCGACCTGATGGCCTTCATTCAATACGCATGGCAAATCATGTTCGCGCTGATCTTCGCCTCCATGATGTTCGTCATGATTCCGCGGGCATCGGCGTCCGCGGCGCGGATCAACGAGGTGCTGAACATGGTCCCGGACATCAACGATCCGGCGGACGGCAGCGCGAAGCGGGCTTCGGGACGCGGAGAGCTTACGTTCGACAACGTTTCGTTCCATTATCCGGGCGCCGAAATGCCCGCGCTCTCCAACATTTCGTTCACGGCCGGTCCCGGCGAAGTGACGGCCATCATCGGCGGCACGGGCTCCGGCAAATCGACGCTGATCAACCTGATCCCGCGCTTCTACGACGTTACGGACGGCAGCATCAAGATCGGCGGCGTGGACGTGCGCGAGATCACGCAGGAGAATCTGCGCGCGGGCATCGGCCTCGTGCCGCAGAAAGCCATGCTCTTCACGGGCACGATCGCGGAGAACATCCGTTTCGGCAAATCCGATGCGACGGACGAGGAAATCCGCCATGCCGCCGTCGTGGCGCAGGCGTTTGATTTCGTCTCCGAGATGAATGACGGCTTCGATTCCCCGATCGCGCAAGGCGGCACGAACGTCTCCGGCGGTCAGAAACAGCGCTTGTCGATCGCGCGCGCGCTCGTCCGCAAGCCGTCGATCTATCTGTTCGACGACAGCTTCTCGGCGCTCGACTTCAAGACCGACGCCAAGCTCCGCGCCGCGCTGCGCCGCGAAACGACCGAGGCAACCGTCCTCATCGTGGCGCAGCGGGTCAGCACCGTCATGGATGCCGATCGGATCATCGTCCTCGATGACGGCAAAGTATCCGCCATCGGCACGCACCGCGAGCTGCTGCAATCGTCTAGCGTCTACCACGAAATCGTGACGTCACAGCTGTCAGAGGAGGAAATCGCATGA